GAATCAATAAAGCGTCTCCCAAGCTGAAAATTGCAAGTATAAAAAGTGTGTTCAGGGTATTACTTGCTTGAATTGCTGCAAATTCTGTTATACCCATTCGTCCGTAAGCAGCGTTGTAAGCCGCCATGCCCAGACTCCACATTGCCTCGTTGATCATTACAGGTACTGCTGTCACCATTATTTTAGCCACCATCGGGCGATGCCATCCAAAAAACTCGTTTAATCTTCCCGCCACCAGATTTTTCTTGCCAAAAACCACATACAAGACAAGGATCAATTCCAGTACTCTGGAAAGCGCCGTCGCCAGTGCTGCGCCTGTCACACCGAGCTTTGGAGCGCCAAAGCTTCCAAAGATAAAAAGATAGTTCAGGAACGTGTTGGTAGAAAAAACCACCATACTGATTTTCATAGGCAGTGCGGTCTGCTGGGTAGTACGAAGGACAGCGGTAAAGGGAATCGTTACACTTAAGGTCAGAAAGCAGATGGCAGCAGTTCTCAGATAATGCTGTCCCAGTTCGACGGCTTCCGGGATATCAGTGAAAATTCGCAGAACATAATGAGGAAAGAACATTGCGGGGATGAAGAACAGCATACTGATGCCAAAACATAGGACTACAGCGAAGCCGGTAACACGCCTCATGCTTTTTAGATCCTGCCTTCCCCAATACTGAGCCATAAAAGCGGCTGACCCACTGACAAAGCCAAACATGACCCCCCAATGAACGAAAAAAAACTGTGAAGAAAGCCCCACCGCAGCGAGTTCTACTTCACCCAGGCTCCCAACCATCAGATTGTCAACAAGGCTTAGTGAAGATGCGATAAGGCTTTGTAATGCAATAGGCAGCGCGACCCGAATCAAGGTCTTGTAAAGTGATTTATTTTCAATTGTGATTGGTTTGTTGTTCTCCATACTCCACCAGTATTTTAATGATCCTTTCACAGGCATGCCCGTCTCCGTAAGGATTTACGGCGTGTGCCATCTTTTCATAGGCACTCTGCTCGGACAAAAGCTCTTTAGCCATCCCATATATGGTCTCTTTGGATACACCGGCAAGCTTCACAGTGCCTGCTTCTACTGCCTCTGGTCGCTCCGTTTCCCTACGGACAACCAAAACAGGTTTTCCTAATGAAGGAGCCTCTTCCTGCATCCCGCCTGAATCGGTTATGATCAGATAGGATTTTGCCATCAGATTAACAAATGGCTGGTATTGCAGCGGCTCGATCAAATGAATTCTTCCGGTATTTCCAAGGATTCTATTTGCTGTGTCCCGCACTTTTGGGTTCATATGCATGGGATAAATAATTTCAGTGTCCTCAAATTCATTGGCAAGGTCTCTGATTGCACCGAAAATTTGTTCCATATTTTCACCGAGATTTTCCCGGCGATGACAGGTTACTGTAATGACTCTGCGATTTTCAAAGTCGATGTTTCGCAGGGTTTCATCTTCAAAATCATACGGTTTTCCGGCAACCTCAAGCAGCGCATCGATCACAGTATTCCCTGTGATAAAGATGTCTGAATCAGAAATCGCTTCCCGCAGCAGATTTTGCCGGTTTCGTTCCGTGGGCGCAAAATGCAGGTCAGCGATATGCCCCGTCAGAACCCGGTTCATCTCCTCCGGATAAGGAGAATATTTATCGTAGGTTCTAAGACCTGCTTCTACGTGTCCGACCTTAACCTGCTGATAAAATGCTGCCAGAGCCGTTGCAAAGGTCGTGGTGGTGTCACCATGAACCAAAACAATATCCGGTTTTTCTTTCTGAAACACCTCTTCCAATCCCATGATGACATTTGATGTAATCTGGCTGATGGTCTGGTTCTGTTTCATAATATTTAGATCGTAATCCGGAACAAGGTCAAAGAGTTCTAAAACCTGATCCAGCATCTGTCGATGCTGGGCTGTAACACATAACACTGCCTCAATTCCCGGTTCTTCTTTCATTTTCTTAATAAGGGGCGCCATCTTGATCGCTTCCGGTCTGGTGCCGAATACAGTTAGTACCTTCATACTATGACTCCTTTTTCTTATTTTGCTTCTTTTCGATTACTTCCGTATTGACCGCCTTGATATTCAGCCCTGAGCTGCTGGGGTCCGTCAGGAATACATAGATGAAGGTGGCAGCGATCACTACCAGAAGTCCTGATTCTATGAACAGATCCCGGCTCATCAAAATCGCCGCGCCGCCCATAATCCCGCTAATGCCATAAAGGGTGAGCACCGTTCTTCGCTGCCCCAATCCCACTGCCATAATTCTATGGTGAAGATGACCTTTATCCGCCTCCATAATCGGCCTTTTGTTAATCAGCCGCCTTAAAATCGCAAATGCCGTGTCAAAGATTGGAAGTCCCAAAACCAGAACTGGCACCACCGTGGCGACCATGGTGGTACTTTTCATAGGGCTCATTACCGATAGTCCGGCAAGCATGAAGCCCAGAAAAAGCGAACCGCCATCTCCCATGAAAATCTTCGCCGGATTAAAGTTATAGGGAAGAAACCCTGCGGCACTGCCGGCAATGGCCAGCAAAGCCAAGCAAACTTCCACTTCGGAAGGATCATGGATAAACGCTGCGTAAGCGATGGAGATGGATGCAATGAAGGATACACCAGCAGCAAGACCGTCAAGACCGTCAATCAAATTGATGGTATTGGTAATCCCCACAACCCAGACCACTGTTATCAGCAGACTGACAAACCATGGAAAGTAATAGTACCCCTCTCCGAAGGGATTGCTGATAAAATCGATCCTTACACTAAATTGGAATAGGATGACCGCGCAGAGGATCTGAAAGCCAAGCTTGATCTTTGCCGGCATCCCCTTCAGGTCATCAATAATTCCTACGATGAACATCAGTGTGCCTCCTGCAATAACACCCATAAGTCTGGTGCTGTAGGGCAGGAAGATCAGAATAGAAGCAACGGTTCCGATGTATAATGCCATTCCCCCAAACCGCGGCATCGCTTTCGTGTGCATTCTCCTGTTGTCTTTTGGGATATCGATTGCTCCGATCTTTGGTGCAATTTTTATGGCTATCGGCGTAAATACCAGTGCAAAAGCCATTGCAACGATAAAAGTCAGTACATATTGAATCATATTCTCTTCCCTGCAAAGAAATCCCTAAAAATTGGAGGGATTTCTGTCATAATCCTTTCACGAATATGTATCACTTGAACACATTCAAGTTGTGTATTTTTTCCTTATTTATGGTGTTTACTTTTATTTTACTGCAGCTCGTCAATCATTTCGATTGTAAGCCCTGCTTCTTTTAAAATCTCCAAGGAAAGTTGGTCAGGATAGCCCTCCTTAACCACGATCCGCACAAGTCCTGCATTAATGATCATCTTGGCACAGATCACACAAGGCTGATGAGTGCAGTAGATCGTTCCACCAGCGATGCTCTGTCCCAAGTGCGCAGCCTGGATAATTGCATTCTGTTCCGCATGCAGCGCCATGCACAGCTCGTGCCTCTGCCCCGACGGCACATTCAGCTTTTGCCGAAGGCAGCCACCCCGTTCCTCACAATGTTTAATACCAATGGGCGCTCCGTTGTACCCTGTCGCCATAATTCTCTTATCCTTGACAATTACCGCTCCAACCTGCCTTCGCATGCATGTGGAGCGTTTTTGAGTCACTTCAGCCATTTCCATAAAGTATTGATCCCAACTAGGTCGTTCCATACCCTTTTTCTCCTTTTCATACAGCATTGGCTGACCAGGCCTGCTAAAGACGCCTGAATGAATCAGCGCTTCCCTAAGCAATTAGACGCAGCTTCTCTGCGGCAGGTTCCCCTGATCCTCCATGATTTCTATTTCTTAAAAATAAGATTCGCCGCTCTCACGGTATCCATCGCATCTTTACAGTAAAAATCTGCACCTATTTTTTTCGCGTAGTCCTCTGTCAGTACAGCGCCTCCAACAGCGGTTACGCAGTCAAGACCGGCTTCCTTCAGCGCCTGAATTGTTTTTTCCATATTCACAACGGTGGTGGTCATCAGAGCAGAAAGACCTACCATCTTAATATCCATAGATTTTGCTGTTTCCACAACTTTTTCTATCGGCACATCTTTTCCCAGATCTACAACCTCGTATCCATAATTCTCGAGTAAAACTTTTACAATATTTTTTCCAATATCATGAATGTCTCCCTGAACCGTAGCAAGAATCATTTTGCCATAGGAAGTCATGCCTCCGCTTGCCTTCATTGCTTCTTTCAGCACTGTGAAGGCTGATTTCACCGTATCAGCTGATTTGATCAGCTGAGGCAGAAAGCTGGCTCCGCTTTCGTAATCCTTTCCGACAATCTCAAGGGCCGGTATGATCTTTTGTTCCACGATTTCAAGAGGCTTCATTGTTTTCAGCAGTGCTTCGGTCGCCGCAGCAGCACGCTCATCATAGCCTTCGATAATAATTTCTTCCAGCGTGAAAGCCTGCTCTGCTCCCTGAACTGCTGCAGCTTTCTTCTCCGCTGCCTTCTGGGAATCCGGCTGTCCTCCGTAAAGTCTGATATAATCTTTTGATTCGATATCCTTGCAGCTCAGTGCTTCAAAGGCATGGATGGTATCGATATACTCAGGCACCAGCGGATCTGTTATCGGCGCATCAAGGCCGGCTTCCAAGGCCATGGCAAGGAAGGTCCTGTTCAGCAGCTTTCTCTCCGGCAGTCCGAAGGAAACATTGCTGGCACCGAGGGTTGTCCTAACACCGAATTCTTTTTTAACCCTGCGGATTGCTTCCAGAGTATCCCTTCCGGCGTTTTGCTGGGCAGAAACGGTCAGCGTCAGGCAATCAACCAGAATCCGTTCTCTTCCGATGCCGTAGCGTTCCGCGGTTTTAATAATGCGCTCTGCAATGGCAAGCCTCTCTTCCGTATCTTTTGGAAGACCCTTTTCATCCAGGGTAAGCGCGATGACACAGGCTCCATATTTCTTGACAATCGGGAAGATTTCTTCCATATTTTCTGCTTTTCCATTGACGGAGTTGATGATGGGCTTTCCATTATAGTACCGCACAGCCGCTTCCAGTACTGCCGGGTTTGCGCTGTCAATCTGCAGGGGAACCTTCACTGCGGAAGAGACCCTTTTTACCGCGGCAAGCATCATTTCATGCTCATCGATTTCAGGCAAACCTACATTAATATCGAGAATTTCAGCACCAGCCTTTACCTGATCGATTGCTTCCTTTTCAATGTAGCTTAAATCTCCTGCTTTCAGTGCTTCTTTCAGAAGCTTCTTTCCTGTGGGATTGATTCTTTCTCCGATGATTCTGATCCGGTGGTCAAGTACCACTGTTTTGGTAGAAGAACTGACAGCAGTGACCGCCTTGGCTTTTCTTTCTTCCTCTGCCTCGGCAAGAAGCGCAGGGTAAGGGTTCCCTGCAATTTTCTTCGCAAGCGCGCCAATGTACTCCGGATTGGTTCCGCAGCAGCCGCCGGCAACCGCAATTCCTGCTTGAAGCATTTCCTCCATGGCATCCAGGTATTCCGGAATATCCACTTCAAAGGTAGTTGCTCCATCAACGATTACAGGAAGCCCTGCATTAGGCTGCACCAGGACCGGAAGCTTGGAATACTTCAGAATCTCCTTAACGATTGGGATAATCTGCTTTGGCCCAAGAGAACAATTTACGCCAATGGCGTCGATTCCCATATCCTGAAGGATATTGACCGCAGTCTGAGGATCTGTCCCCATAAGCATTCTTCCATCCTCCTGGAAGGTTAGGGAACAAAATACCGGAAGGCTGCTGTTCTCTTTTGCCGCAAGCACTGCGGCCTTTGTCTCGTAAATATCCGTCTGCGTTTCTATGATGATCAGATCCGCACCGGCTTTCTCTCCGGCTTCAACCTGCTCCTTGTAAATATCATACGCTTCATCAAAGGTCAGTTCTCCGACAGGCTCCATCAGTTTTCCAATGGGACCAAGATCCAGTGCCACATATTTCTCCGCTGAAAATACACGGGAAGCTTGCGTATCACCTGTGGTGGCGCCTGCCTCTGCCGTTTGTTCCATAACCTCTTTTGCCGCTTCCTTGGCAAGCATGACAGCCTGCTCAATAATCTGCGCTACTGTATAGCCTGTTCCCTCGAATTTCGGATGATTGCAGCCGAAGGTATTGGTTGTGACAAAGTCACTTCCTGCCAGATAATATGCCTTATGAATTTCTTTGATTGTATCGGGATGGGTAAAATTGAGAAGCTCAGGCAATTCCCCGGCCTTCAGCCCATGATGCTGCAGCATCGTTCCCATTGCACCATCACACACGATGATCTTTTTTCCGAGTAAATCCTTTATTTTCTTCATAAACTTCTCTTTCACCTCTCTTAACATTCGTTGTCCCCGATTGTTTGCTATCGTTCTGATTGATTACTATCGTTCTGATCGGTTGCTGCTGATCCGGTTCATTGTACAGCAGCAATCGATGGGATCGTTAGCCCTGCAGTCTTCTGATATTTTCAATATTTCCGATGATTCTCTGCGCGGTATCCGGCTTATTCATGGTATAAAGGTGGATCCCTCTGACACCCCATGCCATCAGATCAATAATCTGCTCGATGGCATAGGCTTCACCGGCTTCCTTCAATGCCGCCGGATTATCCTCATACCGATCTAGAATCCTGACGAACTTCGGAGGCAGCTGACAACCTGCCAGCT
This genomic window from Clostridiales bacterium contains:
- a CDS encoding homocysteine methyltransferase, which encodes MKKIKDLLGKKIIVCDGAMGTMLQHHGLKAGELPELLNFTHPDTIKEIHKAYYLAGSDFVTTNTFGCNHPKFEGTGYTVAQIIEQAVMLAKEAAKEVMEQTAEAGATTGDTQASRVFSAEKYVALDLGPIGKLMEPVGELTFDEAYDIYKEQVEAGEKAGADLIIIETQTDIYETKAAVLAAKENSSLPVFCSLTFQEDGRMLMGTDPQTAVNILQDMGIDAIGVNCSLGPKQIIPIVKEILKYSKLPVLVQPNAGLPVIVDGATTFEVDIPEYLDAMEEMLQAGIAVAGGCCGTNPEYIGALAKKIAGNPYPALLAEAEEERKAKAVTAVSSSTKTVVLDHRIRIIGERINPTGKKLLKEALKAGDLSYIEKEAIDQVKAGAEILDINVGLPEIDEHEMMLAAVKRVSSAVKVPLQIDSANPAVLEAAVRYYNGKPIINSVNGKAENMEEIFPIVKKYGACVIALTLDEKGLPKDTEERLAIAERIIKTAERYGIGRERILVDCLTLTVSAQQNAGRDTLEAIRRVKKEFGVRTTLGASNVSFGLPERKLLNRTFLAMALEAGLDAPITDPLVPEYIDTIHAFEALSCKDIESKDYIRLYGGQPDSQKAAEKKAAAVQGAEQAFTLEEIIIEGYDERAAAATEALLKTMKPLEIVEQKIIPALEIVGKDYESGASFLPQLIKSADTVKSAFTVLKEAMKASGGMTSYGKMILATVQGDIHDIGKNIVKVLLENYGYEVVDLGKDVPIEKVVETAKSMDIKMVGLSALMTTTVVNMEKTIQALKEAGLDCVTAVGGAVLTEDYAKKIGADFYCKDAMDTVRAANLIFKK
- a CDS encoding cytidine deaminase encodes the protein MERPSWDQYFMEMAEVTQKRSTCMRRQVGAVIVKDKRIMATGYNGAPIGIKHCEERGGCLRQKLNVPSGQRHELCMALHAEQNAIIQAAHLGQSIAGGTIYCTHQPCVICAKMIINAGLVRIVVKEGYPDQLSLEILKEAGLTIEMIDELQ
- a CDS encoding UDP-N-acetylglucosamine 2-epimerase (non-hydrolyzing); this encodes MKVLTVFGTRPEAIKMAPLIKKMKEEPGIEAVLCVTAQHRQMLDQVLELFDLVPDYDLNIMKQNQTISQITSNVIMGLEEVFQKEKPDIVLVHGDTTTTFATALAAFYQQVKVGHVEAGLRTYDKYSPYPEEMNRVLTGHIADLHFAPTERNRQNLLREAISDSDIFITGNTVIDALLEVAGKPYDFEDETLRNIDFENRRVITVTCHRRENLGENMEQIFGAIRDLANEFEDTEIIYPMHMNPKVRDTANRILGNTGRIHLIEPLQYQPFVNLMAKSYLIITDSGGMQEEAPSLGKPVLVVRRETERPEAVEAGTVKLAGVSKETIYGMAKELLSEQSAYEKMAHAVNPYGDGHACERIIKILVEYGEQQTNHN
- a CDS encoding MATE family efflux transporter; its protein translation is MPVKGSLKYWWSMENNKPITIENKSLYKTLIRVALPIALQSLIASSLSLVDNLMVGSLGEVELAAVGLSSQFFFVHWGVMFGFVSGSAAFMAQYWGRQDLKSMRRVTGFAVVLCFGISMLFFIPAMFFPHYVLRIFTDIPEAVELGQHYLRTAAICFLTLSVTIPFTAVLRTTQQTALPMKISMVVFSTNTFLNYLFIFGSFGAPKLGVTGAALATALSRVLELILVLYVVFGKKNLVAGRLNEFFGWHRPMVAKIMVTAVPVMINEAMWSLGMAAYNAAYGRMGITEFAAIQASNTLNTLFILAIFSLGDALLILVGQRIGMGQMDYAYALAKRLLRIGILVGIASGTLLILSSQLIVRLFNFTPQGQMYAFLIISVYGLFMPVKIYSGLNIVGTMRCGGDTRFAMFIEVGSVWLIGVPLVFLGALYLHLPIYFVVLMAQTEEVIKVIICHKRFRSKKWLNNLVHDI
- a CDS encoding undecaprenyl/decaprenyl-phosphate alpha-N-acetylglucosaminyl 1-phosphate transferase — translated: MIQYVLTFIVAMAFALVFTPIAIKIAPKIGAIDIPKDNRRMHTKAMPRFGGMALYIGTVASILIFLPYSTRLMGVIAGGTLMFIVGIIDDLKGMPAKIKLGFQILCAVILFQFSVRIDFISNPFGEGYYYFPWFVSLLITVVWVVGITNTINLIDGLDGLAAGVSFIASISIAYAAFIHDPSEVEVCLALLAIAGSAAGFLPYNFNPAKIFMGDGGSLFLGFMLAGLSVMSPMKSTTMVATVVPVLVLGLPIFDTAFAILRRLINKRPIMEADKGHLHHRIMAVGLGQRRTVLTLYGISGIMGGAAILMSRDLFIESGLLVVIAATFIYVFLTDPSSSGLNIKAVNTEVIEKKQNKKKES